In Arvicola amphibius chromosome 1, mArvAmp1.2, whole genome shotgun sequence, one DNA window encodes the following:
- the LOC119805145 gene encoding LOW QUALITY PROTEIN: thymidylate kinase-like (The sequence of the model RefSeq protein was modified relative to this genomic sequence to represent the inferred CDS: deleted 2 bases in 1 codon), with amino-acid sequence MASYRGTLIVLEGVGRAGNTTQGHWLVTALCSSGHRAKMLRFPERSTETSKLLNSYLEKKTELEDHSVHLFFSANRWEQVPLIKAKLNQGVNLVLNRYAFSGVAFTSVKENISLNWCKQSDVGLPKPDLILFLQLQLLDAAARGEFGLERYETGTLQEQVPLCFQQLMKGENLNWKVVDGSRSIEDVHEEVRVLSKDAIHSDAQSPLEELWK; translated from the exons ATGGCTTCGTATAGGGGGACGCTAATTGTGCTGGAGGGCGTGGGCCGTGCTGGCAACACCACGCAGGGCCACTGGCTGGTGACCGCGTTGTGCTCCTCGGGCCACCGAGCCAAAATGCTGCGTTTCCCTGAAAGATCAACAGAAACCAGCAAGCTCCTGAATTCctacttagaaaagaaaacagaactggaAGATCACTCAGtgcacctg tttttttctgcaaaccGCTGGGAACAAGTGCCATTAATTAAGGCGAAATTGAACCAGGGTGTGAACCTTGTTTTGAATAGATACGCCTTTTCTGGAGTCGCCTTCACTAGCGTCAAGGAAAATATTTCCCTGAATTGGTGCAAACAATCAGACGTGGGCCTTCCCAAGCCCGACCTGATCCTGTTCCTTCAGTTACAATTGCTGGATGCTGCAGCACGGGGAGAGTTTGGGCTTGAGCGCTATGAGACCGGGACTTTGCAGGAGCAGGTTCCGCTGTGTTTCCAGCAGCTCATGAAGGGTGAAAACCTGAACTGGAAGGTGGTTGATGGTTCCAGAAGCATTGAGGATGTCCATGAAGAAGTCCGTGTCCTCTCTAAGGATGCCATCCACAGCGATGCACAGAGTCCGCTGGAGGAACTATGGAAATAA